One genomic window of Corvus moneduloides isolate bCorMon1 chromosome 14, bCorMon1.pri, whole genome shotgun sequence includes the following:
- the LONRF3 gene encoding LON peptidase N-terminal domain and RING finger protein 3 isoform X1, translating into MGSHLPPRPEPQLVLQLAAGALQAQNLEAPGGGLGPEWQVLLGRADALAFGGRLHEALPLYQLASRHQQLRAEQLEKLVECLAQSVRIKEGLPAAGQPAAPREWDVFRCRKCQGFLFEPVSLPCGHTFCKKCLERDRAPESRCVLCKEEGGTAAGQLLRVNVILSNLLTKWFPCQVKASQLRHEGNLLYKEKKLQAALQKYNEAVSLAPNDHLLYSNRSQINSTLKACEDALHDAETACRLQPYWLKGHLRKGQALANLGKTEEALREFLFCLALDTGNKMAKSEAQKLLLSLFSLIPGNAQEHLPDILQLLSHHSRLKGNLLNSVGSGGTSHNLQRLLKVNVEEKKGFSIQEEPNVTTSGSLRKSIQITESKKDCLEEENKFTSMPESTFLISEKCSLLKRKCCSEEMRNAEVPCKLMKKDTVDTKGNSTGQHIPFEVVDPSDLDCSLCMRLFYEPVTTPCGHTFCLKCLERCLDHNPKCPLCKEGLSECLAMRKYCKTVLMEELIARYLPEELTERRKIYEEEIAELSNLNKNVPIFVCTMAYPTVPCPLHIFEPCYRLMIRRCMETGTKQFGMCISDPVKGFADYGCILEIRNVEFFADGRSVVDSIGKRRFKVIQHSQRDGYNTADIEYIEDQKVQGQEYVALLVLHDSVYDQAYMWFNSLKQALKSRILSHFGPMPAKDPDPQANPNGPAWCWWVLAVLPLENRAQLPFLAMKSLKDRLNGIRRVLTFMSRTRSR; encoded by the exons ATGGGCTCGCACCTGCCGCCGCGCCCCGAGccccagctggtgctgcagctggcGGCCGGGGCTCTCCAGGCGCAGAACTTGGAGGCACCGGGCGGCGGCCTGGGGCCCGAGTGGCAGGTGCTGCTCGGACGGGCGGACGCTCTGGCCTTCGGCGGGCGCCTGCACGAGGCACTACCGCTGTACCAGCTGGCGTCCCGCCACCAGCAGCTGCGTGCCgagcagctggagaagctggTGGAGTGCCTGGCGCAGAGTGTCCGGATCAAAGAGGGGCTGCCCGCCGCCGGGCAGCCCGCGGCACCCCGCGAGTGGGACGTCTTCAGGTGCCGCAAATGCCAGGGCTTCCTCTTCGAGCCCGTTTCCTTGCCTTGCGGACACACGTTCTGCAAAAAGTGCCTGGAAAGGGACCGGGCGCCGGAGTCCCGCTGCGTCCTGTGCAAGGAGGAGGGCGGCACGGCGGCCGGGCAACTCCTGCGGGTCAATGTCATCCTCAGTAACCTGCTGACCAAGTGGTTCCCCTGCCAAGTGAAGGCTTCGCAGCTCCGGCACGAAGGGAATCTCCTCTACAAGGAGAAGAAGCTCCAAGCCGCCCTGCAGAAGTACAACGAAGCGGTTAGCCTAG CTCCAAATGACCACTTACTATATAGCAACCGGTCCCAGATTAACTCTACTTTGAAAGCTTGTGAAGATGCATTGCACGATGCAGAAACAGCATGCAGGCTCCAGCCATACTGGTTGAAA GGTCACCTAAGGAAAGGACAAGCATTAGCTAATCTGGGGAAAACAGAAGAAGCTTTAAGGGAGTTTCTATTCTGCCTTGCTCTAGATACTGGGAACAAGATGGCCAAGTCTGAGGCCCAAAAG CTTCTACTTAGTTTGTTTTCACTCATCCCGGGAAATGCTCAGGAACACTTACCCGATATCCTGCAGCTGTTGTCACATCACTCTAGATTAAAGGGGAATCTCCTAAATTCAGTGGGATCTGGAGGCACCAGCCATAACCTACAAAGGTTGCTCAAG GTCaatgtggaagagaaaaagggttTTTCCATTCAAGAGGAACCAAATGTAACAACTTCTGGTAGTTTGAGGAAATCTATACAAATTACAGAGAGCAAAAAGGACTGTttggaggaggagaacaaaTTCACCTCCATGCCAGAGTCTACTTTTCTCATCTCTGAGAAATGCAGCCTCCTGAAAAGGAAGTGCTGCTCTGAGGAGATGCGAAATGCTGAGGTGCCCTGCAAACTGATGAAGAAAG ACACAGTTGATACTAAGGGAAATAGTACTGGACAACATATTCCATTTGAAGTTGTGGATCCATCAGATTTGGACTGCTCCCTGTGTATGAG GCTCTTCTATGAACCTGTCACTACACCTTGTGGACATACCTTCTGTCTCAAATGTCTGGAGAGATGCCTGGATCACAACCCAAAATGTCCCTTGTGCAAGGAAGGGCTCTCAGAG TGCTTGGCTATGAGGAAATACTGTAAAACAGTGCTAATGGAGGAGCTAATAGCCAGATATCTTCCAGAAGAACTCACTGAAAGGAGGAAGATTTATGAAGAGGAAATAGCAGAGCTTTCCAA CCTAAATAAGAATGTTCCCATATTTGTGTGTACAATGGCTTATCCTACAGTCCCATGTCCTTTGCACATCTTTGAGCCGTGTTATCGGCTGATGATCCGGAGGTGCATGGAGACTGGCACCAAACAGTTTGGGATGTGCATCAGTGACCCTGTCAAGGG GTTTGCAGATTATGGCTGCATTCTGGAGATAAGAAATGTTGAATTCTTTGCTGATGGTCGCTCTGTTGTAGACAGCATTGGCAAGAGGAGATTTAAGGTGATCCAGCACAGCCAGCGGGATGGATATAATACAGCAGATATTGAGTACATTGAGGATCAAAAG GTGCAAGGACAAGAGTATGTTGCATTACTTGTTCTCCATGACTCTGTCTATGATCAGGCGTATATGTGGTTTAACTCCCTCAAGCAAGCACTCAAAAGTCGAATTCTCAGTCATTTTGGTCCAATGCCAGCTAAGGATCCTGACCCACAG GCTAACCCCAATGGGccagcctggtgctggtggGTCCTGGCTGTCCTTCCACTTGAGAACAGAGCTCAGCTCCCATTCCTTGCCATGAAATCCCTCAAAGACCGCTTGAATGGCATCAGACGTGTCCTTACATTCATGTCTCGTACAAGATCACGGTGA
- the LONRF3 gene encoding LON peptidase N-terminal domain and RING finger protein 3 isoform X2, translated as MGSHLPPRPEPQLVLQLAAGALQAQNLEAPGGGLGPEWQVLLGRADALAFGGRLHEALPLYQLASRHQQLRAEQLEKLVECLAQSVRIKEGLPAAGQPAAPREWDVFRCRKCQGFLFEPVSLPCGHTFCKKCLERDRAPESRCVLCKEEGGTAAGQLLRVNVILSNLLTKWFPCQVKASQLRHEGNLLYKEKKLQAALQKYNEAVSLAPNDHLLYSNRSQINSTLKACEDALHDAETACRLQPYWLKGHLRKGQALANLGKTEEALREFLFCLALDTGNKMAKSEAQKVNVEEKKGFSIQEEPNVTTSGSLRKSIQITESKKDCLEEENKFTSMPESTFLISEKCSLLKRKCCSEEMRNAEVPCKLMKKDTVDTKGNSTGQHIPFEVVDPSDLDCSLCMRLFYEPVTTPCGHTFCLKCLERCLDHNPKCPLCKEGLSECLAMRKYCKTVLMEELIARYLPEELTERRKIYEEEIAELSNLNKNVPIFVCTMAYPTVPCPLHIFEPCYRLMIRRCMETGTKQFGMCISDPVKGFADYGCILEIRNVEFFADGRSVVDSIGKRRFKVIQHSQRDGYNTADIEYIEDQKVQGQEYVALLVLHDSVYDQAYMWFNSLKQALKSRILSHFGPMPAKDPDPQANPNGPAWCWWVLAVLPLENRAQLPFLAMKSLKDRLNGIRRVLTFMSRTRSR; from the exons ATGGGCTCGCACCTGCCGCCGCGCCCCGAGccccagctggtgctgcagctggcGGCCGGGGCTCTCCAGGCGCAGAACTTGGAGGCACCGGGCGGCGGCCTGGGGCCCGAGTGGCAGGTGCTGCTCGGACGGGCGGACGCTCTGGCCTTCGGCGGGCGCCTGCACGAGGCACTACCGCTGTACCAGCTGGCGTCCCGCCACCAGCAGCTGCGTGCCgagcagctggagaagctggTGGAGTGCCTGGCGCAGAGTGTCCGGATCAAAGAGGGGCTGCCCGCCGCCGGGCAGCCCGCGGCACCCCGCGAGTGGGACGTCTTCAGGTGCCGCAAATGCCAGGGCTTCCTCTTCGAGCCCGTTTCCTTGCCTTGCGGACACACGTTCTGCAAAAAGTGCCTGGAAAGGGACCGGGCGCCGGAGTCCCGCTGCGTCCTGTGCAAGGAGGAGGGCGGCACGGCGGCCGGGCAACTCCTGCGGGTCAATGTCATCCTCAGTAACCTGCTGACCAAGTGGTTCCCCTGCCAAGTGAAGGCTTCGCAGCTCCGGCACGAAGGGAATCTCCTCTACAAGGAGAAGAAGCTCCAAGCCGCCCTGCAGAAGTACAACGAAGCGGTTAGCCTAG CTCCAAATGACCACTTACTATATAGCAACCGGTCCCAGATTAACTCTACTTTGAAAGCTTGTGAAGATGCATTGCACGATGCAGAAACAGCATGCAGGCTCCAGCCATACTGGTTGAAA GGTCACCTAAGGAAAGGACAAGCATTAGCTAATCTGGGGAAAACAGAAGAAGCTTTAAGGGAGTTTCTATTCTGCCTTGCTCTAGATACTGGGAACAAGATGGCCAAGTCTGAGGCCCAAAAG GTCaatgtggaagagaaaaagggttTTTCCATTCAAGAGGAACCAAATGTAACAACTTCTGGTAGTTTGAGGAAATCTATACAAATTACAGAGAGCAAAAAGGACTGTttggaggaggagaacaaaTTCACCTCCATGCCAGAGTCTACTTTTCTCATCTCTGAGAAATGCAGCCTCCTGAAAAGGAAGTGCTGCTCTGAGGAGATGCGAAATGCTGAGGTGCCCTGCAAACTGATGAAGAAAG ACACAGTTGATACTAAGGGAAATAGTACTGGACAACATATTCCATTTGAAGTTGTGGATCCATCAGATTTGGACTGCTCCCTGTGTATGAG GCTCTTCTATGAACCTGTCACTACACCTTGTGGACATACCTTCTGTCTCAAATGTCTGGAGAGATGCCTGGATCACAACCCAAAATGTCCCTTGTGCAAGGAAGGGCTCTCAGAG TGCTTGGCTATGAGGAAATACTGTAAAACAGTGCTAATGGAGGAGCTAATAGCCAGATATCTTCCAGAAGAACTCACTGAAAGGAGGAAGATTTATGAAGAGGAAATAGCAGAGCTTTCCAA CCTAAATAAGAATGTTCCCATATTTGTGTGTACAATGGCTTATCCTACAGTCCCATGTCCTTTGCACATCTTTGAGCCGTGTTATCGGCTGATGATCCGGAGGTGCATGGAGACTGGCACCAAACAGTTTGGGATGTGCATCAGTGACCCTGTCAAGGG GTTTGCAGATTATGGCTGCATTCTGGAGATAAGAAATGTTGAATTCTTTGCTGATGGTCGCTCTGTTGTAGACAGCATTGGCAAGAGGAGATTTAAGGTGATCCAGCACAGCCAGCGGGATGGATATAATACAGCAGATATTGAGTACATTGAGGATCAAAAG GTGCAAGGACAAGAGTATGTTGCATTACTTGTTCTCCATGACTCTGTCTATGATCAGGCGTATATGTGGTTTAACTCCCTCAAGCAAGCACTCAAAAGTCGAATTCTCAGTCATTTTGGTCCAATGCCAGCTAAGGATCCTGACCCACAG GCTAACCCCAATGGGccagcctggtgctggtggGTCCTGGCTGTCCTTCCACTTGAGAACAGAGCTCAGCTCCCATTCCTTGCCATGAAATCCCTCAAAGACCGCTTGAATGGCATCAGACGTGTCCTTACATTCATGTCTCGTACAAGATCACGGTGA